A stretch of Corallococcus soli DNA encodes these proteins:
- a CDS encoding imm11 family protein — protein sequence MHEYYVLSTPGDESLCILDKESGELCEMGWMFVEGIRARERYGPSASLAMTDDYPGVKLTDNLINTFGYWVISEALKALLEKEAHTDIEYLPVPIINHKGRRTEGEFFIANPFAIVDCVDLGNSNVDESQMAPGLFGGIYRLALDGTRIPPEARLFRLKQMPKVIIVREDLRAALDAQGLTGLSYIAMGEDCMLV from the coding sequence ATGCACGAATACTACGTCCTCTCCACTCCAGGTGACGAAAGCCTCTGCATCCTCGACAAGGAGTCTGGCGAGCTGTGCGAGATGGGTTGGATGTTCGTCGAGGGAATCCGTGCACGGGAGCGATACGGGCCCAGCGCGAGCCTCGCGATGACGGATGACTACCCCGGCGTCAAGCTGACCGACAATCTCATCAATACTTTTGGTTACTGGGTGATTTCCGAGGCATTGAAAGCCCTGCTCGAAAAAGAGGCGCATACGGACATCGAGTACCTGCCCGTCCCCATCATCAATCACAAAGGCCGCCGCACGGAGGGGGAGTTCTTCATCGCCAACCCCTTCGCCATCGTGGACTGCGTCGACCTGGGCAACTCGAATGTGGATGAATCCCAGATGGCCCCGGGTCTTTTTGGGGGCATCTACCGGCTTGCGCTCGATGGAACGCGCATCCCACCCGAGGCGCGGCTCTTCCGCTTGAAGCAGATGCCCAAGGTCATCATCGTCCGGGAGGATCTCCGCGCTGCACTGGACGCCCAGGGCCTCACGGGGCTGAGCTACATCGCCATGGGCGAAGATTGCATGCTGGTCTGA
- a CDS encoding acyl-CoA dehydrogenase family protein — MTDLTPSMHPLLATAQALFPRLSARSNEIESARRLPPDLSAELAREGFFRMMIPRSLGGLELHPALFFQIIETLAKADGATGWCVMIGASTALASAWLPEPSAQAVYGAPDAITGGMAAPIGRAERVEGGYRVTGRWSWVSGGQHCQWLVGGAVVTEEGKPRMVAEGIPETRLCFFPAQSVVLHDTWFASGLCGTGSLDMEVKDLFVPEAYAVSFLGPRRITAPLYGFPFGLLGMGIPAVALGIARRAIDEFIALSNQKTLVLERRQLAARPAAQEAVSVAEATVRSARAFVLEALNALYDESTRGTVSLRSRAELRLAMTHATRCAARAVDGLYEAAGGSAVFRTSPLQRCFRDVHVATQHAMVAPPTLELIGGLLLGLDLPAPTL, encoded by the coding sequence ATGACGGACCTCACGCCCTCCATGCACCCGCTGCTCGCCACCGCGCAGGCGCTGTTCCCCCGCTTGTCCGCGCGCTCCAACGAAATCGAGAGCGCCCGCCGGCTGCCACCAGACCTGTCCGCGGAGCTGGCCCGGGAAGGCTTCTTCCGGATGATGATTCCGCGGTCGCTGGGCGGCCTGGAGCTGCACCCGGCCCTGTTCTTCCAGATCATCGAAACGCTGGCGAAGGCGGACGGCGCCACGGGCTGGTGCGTGATGATTGGCGCCTCCACCGCGCTGGCGTCCGCGTGGCTGCCCGAACCCTCGGCCCAGGCCGTGTACGGCGCGCCGGACGCCATCACTGGCGGCATGGCGGCGCCCATCGGCCGCGCCGAGCGTGTCGAGGGCGGCTACCGCGTCACCGGGCGCTGGTCCTGGGTGAGTGGCGGGCAGCACTGCCAATGGCTGGTGGGAGGCGCGGTGGTGACGGAGGAGGGCAAGCCCCGCATGGTGGCCGAGGGCATCCCCGAGACGCGCCTGTGCTTCTTCCCGGCCCAGAGCGTGGTGCTGCACGACACCTGGTTCGCGTCCGGCCTGTGCGGCACGGGCAGCCTGGACATGGAGGTGAAGGACCTCTTCGTGCCGGAGGCGTATGCCGTCTCGTTCCTGGGCCCGCGGCGCATCACCGCGCCCCTCTATGGCTTCCCCTTCGGGCTCCTGGGAATGGGCATCCCGGCGGTGGCGCTGGGCATCGCCCGCCGCGCCATCGACGAGTTCATCGCGCTGTCGAACCAGAAGACGCTGGTGCTGGAGCGCCGCCAGCTGGCCGCGCGCCCCGCGGCGCAGGAAGCCGTCTCCGTCGCCGAGGCCACCGTCCGCTCCGCACGCGCCTTCGTCCTGGAGGCCCTCAATGCCCTCTACGACGAGTCCACGCGGGGCACCGTCTCCCTGCGCTCCCGCGCCGAGCTGCGATTGGCGATGACCCACGCGACCCGCTGCGCCGCGCGCGCCGTGGATGGCCTGTACGAGGCCGCGGGCGGCAGCGCTGTCTTCCGCACAAGCCCCCTCCAGCGATGCTTCCGGGACGTCCACGTCGCCACCCAACACGCCATGGTGGCGCCCCCCACCCTGGAGCTCATCGGTGGCCTGCTGCTGGGGCTCGACCTGCCGGCCCCCACGCTGTAG
- a CDS encoding DUF1801 domain-containing protein codes for MKLLSGGNPQIAKGDGDAPVQAYIAALPGWKRDVGSWLDALIVRSVPGVQKAVKWNSPLYGVEGQGWFLGIHAFTHYLKVSFFRGTSLRPLPPGPSKSEGTRYLDIREGDPLDAAQMAKWVKQAAALPGWVP; via the coding sequence GTGAAGCTCCTCTCAGGCGGCAATCCGCAGATCGCGAAGGGCGACGGCGACGCCCCGGTGCAGGCGTACATCGCCGCGTTGCCGGGCTGGAAGCGCGACGTCGGGAGCTGGCTCGACGCGCTCATCGTGCGGAGCGTGCCCGGCGTGCAGAAGGCCGTGAAGTGGAACTCGCCGTTGTATGGCGTTGAAGGCCAGGGCTGGTTCCTGGGGATCCACGCCTTCACGCACTACCTGAAGGTGAGCTTCTTCCGCGGCACGTCGCTGCGACCGCTCCCTCCCGGTCCGAGCAAGAGCGAGGGCACGCGATACTTGGACATCCGCGAAGGCGACCCGCTCGACGCGGCGCAGATGGCGAAGTGGGTGAAGCAGGCGGCCGCGTTGCCTGGCTGGGTCCCGTAG
- a CDS encoding AHH domain-containing protein — protein sequence MSVDDHLEATRSHELHVEGEANGCLLRCFKYGKDDPKGTKGHSHRVNGRIYQEQAENSRYNLDFTTGENRQLLERIFGERGPECVGGDPRLRAEAWHMGDGANFCHARAPWPNVGHHVVPINTIGKVFAEPSELNLLLQAKYNVNRGVNIVLLPYSHAFGQAMRLPVHRGGHPSYDAQIETKLRSIHQKIKKAKDPQRAEHPELPKENVPGITADIENFAKQLRRFLLDGSSKFRHGPSVNDFRFPSFR from the coding sequence GTGAGCGTCGATGATCATCTGGAAGCGACTCGAAGCCACGAACTCCACGTCGAAGGGGAGGCAAACGGGTGTCTTTTGCGCTGCTTCAAATACGGCAAGGATGACCCCAAGGGGACGAAAGGCCACTCCCACCGCGTCAACGGACGCATCTATCAGGAGCAGGCCGAGAACAGCCGCTACAACCTGGACTTCACGACGGGGGAGAACAGACAGCTTCTGGAACGCATCTTCGGTGAAAGAGGACCGGAGTGCGTGGGAGGAGATCCACGCCTCCGCGCGGAGGCCTGGCACATGGGCGACGGAGCCAACTTCTGTCACGCCAGGGCGCCCTGGCCCAATGTCGGGCATCATGTCGTGCCCATCAACACCATCGGGAAGGTCTTCGCGGAACCGAGTGAGCTCAACCTCCTCTTGCAGGCGAAGTACAACGTCAACCGGGGCGTCAACATCGTCCTGTTGCCCTATTCCCACGCGTTCGGACAGGCCATGCGCCTGCCGGTCCACCGTGGCGGGCACCCCAGCTATGACGCACAGATCGAAACGAAGCTCAGAAGCATCCACCAGAAGATCAAGAAGGCAAAAGACCCCCAGCGGGCCGAGCATCCGGAGTTGCCAAAAGAGAACGTGCCCGGTATCACGGCGGACATTGAGAACTTCGCCAAGCAATTGCGCAGGTTCCTGCTCGACGGTTCCAGCAAATTCAGACATGGCCCCAGCGTCAACGACTTCCGCTTTCCTTCATTCCGCTGA
- a CDS encoding FAD-dependent monooxygenase, whose translation MRIVCVGGGPAGLYFSILAKLTNRQHDITVIERNPAGVTYGWGVVFWNDLLDDLHRNDPVSARQIEEAAARWDTQEVHLRGQLATRVGADGFSMGRDRLLDILTRRARELGVDIRYQCDVQDLSAFADAELIVACDGVNSRLRQQHASHFQPRVEEGKNKYIWLGTNKVFDAFTFAFAQTPAGWLWFHAYRFNNETSTCIVECQQETWEALGFGTMGPEETLRKLEDIFQRHLKGHSLFHQLRGMGKAPWLHFKRITNERWYHDKVALMGDAAHTTHFSIGSGTKLAIQDAIALARRLREHNHLPDALQAYDEERRSALVAIQLAARSSSEWFESVPDHIDQSTLQFAHALLNRRGSSVWSYLLLLASQQPALRGVLRGIHASRRWVRSQQHGRRGDQARSA comes from the coding sequence ATGAGAATCGTATGCGTGGGCGGTGGCCCGGCGGGGCTGTACTTCTCCATCCTGGCGAAGCTGACCAACCGTCAGCACGACATCACCGTCATTGAACGCAACCCGGCCGGGGTGACCTATGGCTGGGGCGTCGTGTTCTGGAACGACCTCCTCGACGACCTCCACCGCAATGACCCCGTGAGCGCGCGGCAGATTGAAGAGGCCGCGGCCCGCTGGGACACGCAGGAAGTGCACCTGCGGGGCCAGCTTGCGACCCGCGTTGGCGCGGACGGGTTCAGCATGGGACGCGACCGTCTGCTGGACATCCTCACCCGGCGGGCCCGGGAGCTCGGGGTGGACATCCGCTACCAGTGCGACGTCCAGGACCTGTCCGCGTTCGCTGACGCGGAGCTGATCGTCGCCTGCGATGGCGTCAACAGTCGGCTGCGCCAACAGCACGCCTCGCACTTCCAGCCCCGGGTGGAGGAGGGAAAGAACAAGTACATCTGGCTGGGCACCAACAAGGTGTTCGACGCCTTCACGTTCGCCTTCGCGCAGACCCCCGCCGGCTGGCTCTGGTTCCATGCCTACCGCTTCAACAACGAAACCAGCACCTGCATCGTCGAGTGCCAGCAGGAGACCTGGGAGGCGTTGGGCTTCGGCACGATGGGACCGGAGGAGACCCTCCGAAAGCTGGAGGACATCTTCCAGCGCCACCTGAAGGGCCACTCGCTGTTCCATCAGCTTCGCGGAATGGGCAAGGCGCCGTGGCTGCACTTCAAGCGCATCACCAACGAGCGCTGGTACCACGACAAGGTCGCGCTCATGGGCGACGCCGCCCACACCACCCACTTCTCCATCGGCTCCGGTACGAAGCTGGCCATCCAGGATGCCATCGCCCTTGCCCGGCGGCTGCGCGAGCACAACCACCTCCCCGACGCGCTCCAGGCGTATGACGAAGAGCGGCGCTCCGCCCTGGTCGCGATCCAGCTCGCGGCGCGCAGCAGCTCCGAGTGGTTCGAGAGCGTGCCCGACCACATCGACCAGAGCACCCTGCAGTTCGCCCATGCCCTGTTGAACCGTCGCGGAAGCTCGGTCTGGAGCTACCTGCTCCTGCTGGCCAGCCAGCAGCCCGCCTTGAGGGGTGTGCTGCGCGGAATCCACGCCTCCAGGCGGTGGGTGCGTTCGCAGCAACACGGAAGAAGGGGCGACCAGGCCCGCTCGGCCTGA
- a CDS encoding caspase family protein: MAQGYSINIGLNAVDPHHYAGWDGQLIACEADAEDMVSIAKTQGFGRVTPLLTKEATRSRVLGEMDEAVKVLQAGDLLLLTYSGHGGQLPDATGDESDGLDETWCLYDGEIIDDELYVAMSKLKPGVRVFMLSDSCHSGSVSKVAYAALRSSGSLQLLADTVQSSEPSERRFKEMPLGIEHRTYRDNKAMYDDIMKRLPKDDPRLTLKATVLLISGCQDNQLSSDGAFNGLFTSNLLRVWNGGKFRNGYQTFHRRILRTMPPIQSPAYSIIGVPSREFERQVPFHLS, from the coding sequence ATGGCTCAGGGATATTCCATCAACATCGGTCTGAACGCGGTGGACCCCCACCACTACGCGGGCTGGGACGGCCAGCTCATTGCGTGCGAGGCGGACGCGGAGGACATGGTCAGCATCGCGAAGACGCAGGGCTTCGGTCGGGTGACCCCGCTCCTCACGAAGGAGGCCACGCGCTCGCGCGTGCTGGGAGAGATGGACGAGGCGGTGAAGGTGCTCCAGGCCGGGGACCTGTTGCTGCTCACCTACTCGGGGCACGGCGGCCAGCTCCCGGACGCCACCGGGGATGAGTCCGATGGACTGGACGAGACGTGGTGCCTCTACGACGGAGAGATCATCGACGATGAGCTCTACGTCGCGATGTCGAAGCTGAAGCCGGGGGTGCGCGTCTTCATGCTCTCCGACAGCTGCCACAGCGGCTCGGTGAGCAAGGTGGCCTACGCGGCCCTGCGCTCCAGCGGCAGCCTGCAGCTGCTCGCGGACACGGTGCAGAGCAGCGAGCCCTCCGAGCGGCGGTTCAAGGAGATGCCCCTGGGCATCGAGCACCGAACCTATCGCGACAACAAGGCGATGTACGACGACATCATGAAGCGGCTGCCCAAGGATGACCCGCGCCTTACGCTCAAGGCCACCGTGCTGCTCATCTCCGGCTGCCAGGACAACCAGCTCTCCAGCGACGGCGCCTTCAACGGCCTCTTCACGTCCAACCTGCTGCGGGTGTGGAACGGCGGGAAGTTCCGCAACGGCTACCAGACGTTCCACCGCCGCATCCTGCGCACCATGCCGCCCATCCAGTCGCCCGCGTACTCCATCATCGGAGTGCCCAGTCGCGAGTTCGAGCGGCAGGTTCCCTTCCACTTGAGCTGA
- a CDS encoding SRPBCC family protein → MSDSHPVKLTVTHRFKASAERVFDAWLDPQKARHWFFVTNEDTPLVRSEVDARVGGRFCFSDLRDGAEVEHMGEYLEIDRPRRLVFLLTVPQYSTDSDRVTVEIVPQETGCELTLTAEMMPAWAEYKDRTAKGWSGLLKGLDALLERTDERG, encoded by the coding sequence ATGAGCGACTCGCACCCGGTGAAGCTGACCGTCACCCACCGATTCAAGGCCTCCGCCGAGCGGGTCTTCGACGCCTGGCTCGACCCCCAGAAGGCCCGCCATTGGTTCTTCGTCACGAATGAGGACACGCCGCTGGTCCGCTCGGAGGTGGATGCGCGCGTGGGCGGCCGGTTCTGCTTCTCGGACCTGCGCGATGGGGCAGAGGTGGAGCACATGGGCGAGTACCTGGAGATCGACCGCCCGCGCCGGCTGGTGTTCCTGCTGACCGTGCCCCAGTACTCGACGGACAGCGACCGGGTGACGGTGGAGATCGTTCCCCAGGAGACGGGCTGTGAGCTCACCCTCACCGCGGAAATGATGCCGGCGTGGGCGGAGTACAAGGACCGCACGGCCAAGGGGTGGTCTGGGCTGCTGAAGGGGCTGGACGCGCTGCTGGAGCGGACGGACGAGCGCGGCTGA
- a CDS encoding VOC family protein, protein MYDHIGLKVKDLDASVRFYEKALASLGHVLCTRDASSAGFGPPGEPALWLYHSTDAVGPGAHVALRASERAAVDGFHEGGLGAGGRDHGRPGVRADYSPTYYAAFLLDPDGNNVEAVCMR, encoded by the coding sequence GTGTACGACCACATTGGATTGAAGGTGAAGGACCTGGACGCGAGCGTGCGCTTCTACGAGAAGGCGCTCGCCTCGCTGGGACACGTGCTGTGCACCCGTGACGCGTCGAGCGCGGGCTTCGGCCCGCCGGGCGAGCCGGCCCTGTGGCTCTATCACTCCACGGATGCCGTCGGCCCCGGGGCGCACGTGGCGCTGAGGGCTTCCGAGCGGGCCGCCGTCGACGGCTTCCATGAAGGCGGGCTCGGGGCGGGTGGCCGCGACCACGGCCGTCCTGGCGTGCGCGCCGACTACAGCCCGACGTACTACGCCGCGTTCCTGCTGGACCCGGACGGCAACAACGTCGAAGCGGTCTGCATGCGCTGA
- a CDS encoding ArsR/SmtB family transcription factor: MQRAVAAEDKIFQALADPSRRAIFESLTRGEAAVKDLTARFDISQPAVSQHLAALKDAGLVNGRREGRCVYYRVEPRGMKPLIDWIAHYRAFWTEHVDRLEELLEKMDE, from the coding sequence ATGCAGAGAGCGGTCGCGGCCGAAGACAAGATCTTCCAGGCGCTGGCGGACCCCAGCCGCCGGGCAATCTTCGAGTCGCTCACGCGTGGCGAAGCGGCGGTGAAGGACCTCACGGCGCGCTTCGACATCTCCCAGCCGGCGGTCTCGCAGCACCTCGCCGCATTGAAAGACGCCGGCCTGGTGAACGGCCGGCGTGAAGGGCGCTGTGTCTACTACCGGGTGGAGCCGCGCGGGATGAAGCCGCTCATCGACTGGATCGCGCACTACCGCGCCTTCTGGACGGAGCACGTTGATCGCCTTGAGGAACTGCTGGAGAAAATGGACGAATGA
- a CDS encoding immunity 49 family protein, with the protein MSLARSTWMEALRDNSAFCLREALGAIEHQAPSEVTGHAYFDAAWRYRRMAVCELLLEGRQDRFAGFLYKSALLQQHLQHLASTRQGIQVAHLSCSLSEVPVNALVVGCLEHAEATARGMLDRHVPDVEYEDDFLLFRIMGALLLKARGAQDVDLPRLLKRWSTVLQSEEGPYLDVCRALSSQDEPGFSQAFESLVEGRVRQCERVRRERGAEGEPYLSEAFVFMKGLALLRLAELLGMRTLAEYPLIPRFARLPVAGPLLPSMSWRIPEQGMPA; encoded by the coding sequence ATGAGTCTGGCCCGCTCGACGTGGATGGAAGCCCTGCGCGACAACAGCGCCTTTTGCCTGCGGGAGGCGCTCGGCGCCATTGAGCACCAGGCCCCCTCGGAAGTGACCGGGCATGCCTATTTCGATGCTGCGTGGCGATACCGGAGGATGGCGGTCTGTGAGCTGTTGCTGGAGGGACGGCAGGATCGATTCGCAGGCTTCCTGTACAAGTCCGCGCTGCTCCAGCAGCACCTCCAGCACCTCGCCTCGACGCGCCAGGGCATCCAGGTCGCACACCTCAGTTGCAGCCTGAGCGAAGTGCCTGTGAACGCGCTGGTGGTGGGCTGTCTTGAGCATGCCGAAGCCACTGCCCGGGGAATGCTGGACCGGCACGTCCCAGATGTGGAGTACGAGGACGACTTCCTCTTATTCCGCATCATGGGCGCGCTGCTGCTCAAGGCCCGGGGAGCGCAAGACGTTGACCTCCCGCGACTCCTGAAGCGATGGAGCACGGTGCTACAAAGCGAGGAAGGACCCTATCTCGATGTCTGCCGTGCACTGTCCAGCCAGGATGAGCCTGGTTTTTCCCAAGCCTTTGAATCACTGGTGGAGGGCCGCGTGCGACAGTGCGAGCGCGTTCGCAGGGAGCGGGGAGCAGAGGGTGAGCCGTATCTGTCAGAGGCCTTCGTCTTCATGAAGGGGCTGGCCCTGCTGCGGCTGGCGGAACTTCTGGGAATGCGAACGCTGGCGGAATATCCGCTCATCCCCCGCTTCGCCCGACTGCCCGTGGCCGGGCCGCTCCTGCCTTCCATGTCCTGGCGGATTCCGGAGCAGGGAATGCCCGCGTAG
- a CDS encoding SRPBCC family protein: MKPLDKTAPSQTEAISFEFDLHHSPKKVWRALTDPELLTEWLLPVVGFKLEPGAAFAFKTQPYPGWDGTVNCRILESEPQQKLSYTWVVGDMVLDTVVTFTLTPTASGTRLSLVQSGFKPDQKQNFGGARYGWNMMGGKLVDLLARIP; encoded by the coding sequence ATGAAGCCTCTCGACAAGACCGCCCCATCGCAAACCGAAGCCATTTCATTTGAATTCGATTTGCATCATTCGCCGAAGAAGGTGTGGCGCGCGCTCACCGACCCCGAGCTGCTCACCGAGTGGCTCCTGCCCGTCGTCGGGTTCAAGCTCGAACCGGGGGCTGCGTTCGCGTTCAAGACGCAGCCGTATCCCGGCTGGGACGGCACCGTGAACTGCCGGATCCTTGAGAGCGAACCTCAGCAGAAGCTCAGCTACACGTGGGTGGTCGGCGACATGGTCCTGGACACCGTCGTGACCTTCACGCTCACGCCCACGGCGTCGGGCACGCGCCTGTCCCTCGTGCAGTCGGGCTTCAAGCCGGACCAGAAGCAGAACTTCGGCGGCGCGCGCTACGGCTGGAACATGATGGGCGGGAAGCTCGTCGACCTGCTCGCGAGGATCCCATGA
- a CDS encoding AraC family transcriptional regulator, with protein MAATTVMRCDSLSVFDYRCHAGPGDTPFTELHTGFSIAYVRKGSFGYQTRGNAFELVAGSLLIGHPGDEYRCTHEHVVGGDECLSFRLSETLVDALGGRREVWRTGAMPPLPELMVFAELAQATAEGRRDLGLDELGVLLAARFVDLASGRKRKPLSAGPRHRRCAVEAALWLDAHSHEPVVLERVAREFGLSPFHFLRLFSKVLGVTPHQYLVRSRLRHAARLLAGDNRSITDIAFDVGFGDLSNFVRTFHRAAGIPPGGFRQAARKGRKFLQVGRGVPSLG; from the coding sequence ATGGCGGCCACGACGGTCATGCGGTGTGATTCGCTCTCGGTGTTCGACTACCGGTGCCACGCGGGGCCCGGCGACACGCCGTTCACGGAGCTGCACACGGGCTTCTCCATCGCCTATGTCCGCAAGGGGAGCTTCGGCTACCAGACGCGAGGAAACGCGTTCGAGCTGGTGGCGGGCTCGTTGCTGATTGGCCACCCCGGTGACGAATACCGGTGCACGCACGAGCACGTGGTGGGCGGTGACGAGTGTCTGTCCTTCCGACTCTCGGAGACGTTGGTGGATGCCCTCGGCGGGCGGAGGGAGGTCTGGCGGACCGGCGCCATGCCGCCGCTGCCCGAATTGATGGTGTTCGCCGAACTCGCGCAGGCGACAGCGGAAGGCAGGCGCGACCTTGGACTGGATGAGCTGGGGGTCCTGCTGGCGGCCCGCTTCGTGGACCTGGCTTCCGGAAGGAAGCGCAAGCCGCTTAGTGCCGGGCCCCGGCATCGCCGTTGCGCGGTGGAGGCGGCGCTGTGGTTGGACGCGCACTCGCACGAACCCGTCGTGCTCGAACGCGTGGCCCGGGAGTTCGGGCTCAGCCCGTTCCATTTCCTGCGGCTCTTCTCGAAGGTCCTGGGCGTGACGCCGCACCAGTACCTGGTCCGCTCGCGGCTGCGCCACGCGGCACGGCTGCTGGCCGGGGACAACCGCTCCATCACGGACATCGCCTTCGACGTCGGCTTCGGTGACCTCTCCAACTTCGTGCGCACGTTCCACCGCGCCGCGGGCATCCCTCCTGGCGGCTTCCGTCAGGCCGCGCGCAAGGGGCGCAAGTTCCTCCAAGTCGGGCGCGGGGTGCCCTCCCTAGGATGA
- a CDS encoding ArsR/SmtB family transcription factor: MMRTLAIPNHLDQTLLALADPTRRAILQRLSAGELRVTELARPFDMSLNAVSKHIRVLERANLVRRRREGREHLLSFTPKPMDEAARWMEAQRATWTSRLQALDDLLQEEDRVKPSTSSDPKGRTR, encoded by the coding sequence ATGATGCGCACCCTGGCGATTCCGAACCACCTGGACCAGACGCTGCTGGCGCTGGCCGACCCGACGCGGCGGGCCATCCTCCAGCGTCTGTCCGCGGGGGAGCTGCGCGTGACGGAACTGGCGCGGCCCTTCGACATGTCGCTCAACGCGGTGTCCAAGCACATCCGCGTGCTGGAGCGCGCGAACCTGGTGCGCCGCCGCCGCGAGGGTCGCGAACACCTCCTGTCCTTCACCCCGAAGCCCATGGATGAAGCCGCGCGCTGGATGGAGGCGCAGCGCGCGACCTGGACGTCCCGCCTCCAGGCGCTCGACGACCTCCTCCAGGAGGAGGACCGCGTGAAGCCCTCCACGTCTTCCGACCCGAAAGGACGCACCCGATGA
- a CDS encoding DUF4150 domain-containing protein has protein sequence MANSVGANKMSVVTKDSKGVTIAFPDVCKTPSPGGPIPLPYPNVARSADTAKGSKKVSVEGNPVCLQDSNFSTSTGDEAGTAGGGVASSKTKGKAEFVNYSFNVKFEGKGVARALDPMLHNDKNTPPAPLLQGPVIAKEGAPAPHVCGICMKEY, from the coding sequence ATGGCGAATTCAGTGGGTGCCAACAAGATGTCCGTCGTCACGAAGGACAGCAAGGGAGTCACCATCGCCTTCCCGGACGTCTGCAAGACGCCCAGCCCCGGGGGCCCCATCCCCCTTCCCTATCCCAACGTCGCTCGCTCCGCGGACACTGCCAAAGGCAGCAAGAAGGTTTCCGTCGAGGGAAACCCTGTCTGTCTGCAGGACTCCAACTTCAGCACCAGCACGGGTGACGAGGCAGGTACGGCGGGCGGTGGCGTAGCGTCCAGCAAGACCAAAGGAAAGGCGGAGTTCGTCAACTACTCCTTCAACGTGAAGTTTGAAGGAAAGGGCGTCGCGCGCGCCCTGGACCCGATGCTTCACAACGATAAGAACACGCCGCCGGCCCCGCTGCTGCAGGGGCCCGTCATCGCAAAAGAAGGGGCACCCGCGCCCCATGTCTGCGGCATCTGCATGAAAGAGTATTGA